The following is a genomic window from Paenibacillus thiaminolyticus.
CCATATGCTGGAGGCCGGCACCGAGCAGATTCTCGTCATGTACAATCCAGTCGTCTATAATGTCTCGGATGTTATCGGAACGTATGTGTACCGCACCGGGCTGGGCGAACAAAATTACAGCTTCTCGGCCGCGGTAGGACTGTTCGATTCGATTGTCGGCTTCATTCTGATCATCAGCGGGAATTACCTTAGCCGGCGCCTGCTGAACCGGGGCATCTGGTAGAGCGCCGCGCTGGCGGATGGTGCGGCTGATTGCCCGAGCGGCAAAGCGGAAGGCAGCCGCAGCGGGACGACTGACGAAGAAAGGAGGCCCGGGATGAAAACCGAGCGCAAGACGAAAGGGGTGCGGACTGCGATCCGCATGTCGCCGGGAGAGCGCATCTTCCAGGCGCTGAACTATTTCTTTTTTGCCATCGTGTCCTGGACGACGCTGTTCCCGTTCCTCAACCTGCTCGCCAAATCGCTAAGCGGCGAAGAGGCCGTGCTGTCCGGACGGGTGTCCTTGTTCCCGGTCGATATTCAATTCGGCACGTATGCGTATGTATTAAGCGACGCCAAATTCATGAACGCCTTCATGGTATCCGTCATCATCACAGTGGCGGGAACCGCCCTGGGGCTCGTCATGACGGCGATCGCCGCTTATCCTCTGTCCAAGCCGCGGCTGCGCGGGCGGAAATTTTTCATTCTCATGTACGTATTCACGATGTTGTTCAGCGGCGGTCTCATTCCGACGTATCTGCTTATGCACCGGCTTAACCTTATCGATACGCTATGGGTTCTCTTCCTGCCGAGCATGATCAGCGTGTTCAATATGTTAATCATTAAAAATTACTTCGAATCGCTTCCCGACGAACTGGAGGAATCGGCCAAGATGGACGGGGCATCCAATCTGACGATACTGTTCCGCATTACCGTTCCGTTATCTTTGCCGGTGTTCGCCACGATTGCGCTCTTCTATGCGGTCGGCTTCTGGAACGATTATTTCGCTTCCATGATTTACATCAACTCTCCGGATTTGAAACCGCTTCAGCTGTATTTGAAGGAACTGCTGATTCACTCCAATATCACCTATCAGGATGGGGGACATGTGCCGAACATCGATGCCGTCATGAACTCGACGCCACAGGCGATCCAAGCCGCTTCGATTCTGGTCGCGACCTTGCCGATTCTGCTCGTCTATCCATTTCTGCAGAAATACTTCGTGAAAGGGGTGTTAATTGGTTCCGTTAAAGGTTAAGCGCGTTAATGAACGTCTGCGCACGTATGCGTGCGCAAGAGAACAAAAGAAACGGGGGAATGTTCATGCGGCGTCAACGGATATGGATCTCGGTGGTGGCGATCATGACCGTATTGTCGCTTATCGCCTGCAGCAGCACCAAGACGGGCCAGGGCGCAGAAGGCGGGGAAGGGGACAGCAAGCAGCTGCGCCAGCTGATGCCGTTCGATCGGTTCGAGCCGAACGGAGACGCGGTAGCCCAGTATTTGAAGGAGAAGACCGGCTATACGGTAAAATATGAGATGCTGCCGGCGGAAAACGCCGACGAGAAGCTGAACCTGCTCATGGCGAACAAGGAGTCGTACGACGTCTTGAAGCTGGCGCCTGCTCAATACTACCAGCTCGTGTCCGCTGGAGCGCTGGAGCCGCTCGACGATCTGATCGAGAAGTACGGCACGAATATGAAGCAGGTGATCGGGCCGGATTCCTGGGTAAGCGCCCGCTATGAAGGCAAAACGTATGCCATTCCGGAGACCGGCGGCGGCAATGGTACGGCCTCGTATGCGCTCGTCGTGCGCAAGGATTGGCTCGATGAATTGAATCTGAATGTGCCGACGAGTCTTGACGAGCTCGTCACGGTGTTGAAGGCATTCAAGGAGAAGAAGAATGTTATCCCGCTGACAGGCGGCAAGGCCCCCGTGCATCCGGACATCGCCAGCGTGTTCGGCTTGACGACGGCTTGGCTGGAGCGGGACGGCAAAATCATTCATTCCGTCGAAGCGCCGGAGATGAAGGAGTATCTGGCCTTCATGAGCCAGTTGTATCAAGAGGGGCTGATCGACTCGGAATGGGGCATCAACACGGCGGACAAATCCATCGAGAAGATGGCCAGCGGGAAGGCGGGCATGTACAGCCCGGGATGGTGGGTCGCCCCGAATCTCGTGAACGCCTTGGCCAAGAACTTCCCGGATGCGAAGCTGGAGATCGTCCCCGTCTTGAAGGATAAAGCGGGTCTGGCCCGGGTAGGATCGGTCGGCAATACGACCAACTATTACATCGCGGTGCCAAAATTTTCGAAGCATAAGGAAGAAGCCGTCAAGTGGCTCGATCTGAAGTTCGATAAGGATATCTTCAAAGGGATTGCCATCGGCGAAGAAGGGGTTCATCACACCTTCGAGAACGGGGTGTACACGCCGATCATGCCGAAGTTCGCAGACGAACGCAGCAATGCGAGCGCTTTCTTGACGGGTGTGGACGAGAAAAATTATCCGACATACTGGCAGGCCCGCCTCAAGAAAAATCCGGTCGTGGAAAATTATTTTGTCACCTTCCAGGAAAATG
Proteins encoded in this region:
- a CDS encoding carbohydrate ABC transporter permease, with the protein product MKTERKTKGVRTAIRMSPGERIFQALNYFFFAIVSWTTLFPFLNLLAKSLSGEEAVLSGRVSLFPVDIQFGTYAYVLSDAKFMNAFMVSVIITVAGTALGLVMTAIAAYPLSKPRLRGRKFFILMYVFTMLFSGGLIPTYLLMHRLNLIDTLWVLFLPSMISVFNMLIIKNYFESLPDELEESAKMDGASNLTILFRITVPLSLPVFATIALFYAVGFWNDYFASMIYINSPDLKPLQLYLKELLIHSNITYQDGGHVPNIDAVMNSTPQAIQAASILVATLPILLVYPFLQKYFVKGVLIGSVKG
- a CDS encoding extracellular solute-binding protein, with the translated sequence MRRQRIWISVVAIMTVLSLIACSSTKTGQGAEGGEGDSKQLRQLMPFDRFEPNGDAVAQYLKEKTGYTVKYEMLPAENADEKLNLLMANKESYDVLKLAPAQYYQLVSAGALEPLDDLIEKYGTNMKQVIGPDSWVSARYEGKTYAIPETGGGNGTASYALVVRKDWLDELNLNVPTSLDELVTVLKAFKEKKNVIPLTGGKAPVHPDIASVFGLTTAWLERDGKIIHSVEAPEMKEYLAFMSQLYQEGLIDSEWGINTADKSIEKMASGKAGMYSPGWWVAPNLVNALAKNFPDAKLEIVPVLKDKAGLARVGSVGNTTNYYIAVPKFSKHKEEAVKWLDLKFDKDIFKGIAIGEEGVHHTFENGVYTPIMPKFADERSNASAFLTGVDEKNYPTYWQARLKKNPVVENYFVTFQENAEGLIIVDPMSSAPPIPDISKNLQRLNKFQEDTFINFVSGAEPLDNYEQFLAEWHAQGGEAMVKAANEWYASKR